The proteins below come from a single Streptomyces sp. B3I8 genomic window:
- a CDS encoding PAS domain-containing protein, protein MSSRPSRGAARLAAILDALPDALVLVNANGTVVNANTIALEAFETPGTALVGRGLLDLLPEFDSRLIPGSMRRPDHVDPRARTRPTRMTARRTDGSEFPVEVTSANLEDARQAYDGYGYTGDELLMLVVRDLSGTVDTEAELARSQRQTEMILRAASEGVVGTDTDGRIVLVNPAAAQILGYRANELGGKELHTLVLHSREDESPFPYAESPLADTLRSGRKHRVRGQVLWSKAGNKVPVDLTTAPVRDGDQLVGAVMTFTDRRPFDTLSAEKHESEERHQQELRQLAEEHAAELERVREEHSAELETLRERHAEELAAGDERYAALGEREKDRYEALTARYDQLFAVLGRSLRGPLDQLRAELSALAADDAGQLWPEANQVLHYLAAGYSRITTLLDNVLGFQRLDAGEDGLTRTAAMLDAVVAAGVDGAVELIGPGRVQFAVHAPPIEAEVDAHRLAQALAHLVADVAGVDATGNSPVSAGGYMDNTVVVAAAQRGEVVRIEVRGPYPGGDPVHQPIVRGIVRAHGGVLQTHEVPGMSGSAYVLEVPLGAGAGAVPAAAASGTAGAPTTGAPATGGTAVGAEVALVGAADAAGPVGAADAPGTPGTATAETGTEGDGESVRSPQGGGRRRARRASTDAFLDGGGAVPAPEEEVPAPTGRRRRRAAEAASVPVQGGAATPDASGEAVSDGTGRRRGHPGSGTDAPGEGAGGPGVSEGAVVTAAEHAAGAAATGLGATVPPQGVPAPTGRRARRDTEPQALPPALPAAPTGATESVEGSGASGRPTGRRRRALASAAERAAGVPAPAEQGARPVFALPPAEADRGPEYAAAAAAASAPMSVGAEGADVGRHDAVAHDQDGDHTPPQPHPVQTPTGRRRAAAAPGTPAGQVPGQVRPTETTGVQGQVPTVPATVPGAPGQAVPAPGAPATTGAAAPIPAVGLQGVQGVQQPTVVPGQPGQPVRGGVPGQALPVPGGVQAFGMPGVGGPEVAPVQAAAQAVPAQVPAQGGPVPLPGQFQPVPVPVMDQGGPTPGAPAAPLPGQLPPVGGAQPVPPAQGGAAAGAVPAQAQAAPVGGHGPVAQQPLPAPGPLSGQPVQPEPVPPGAVPQGPAPVPGPLPGATPGMPVPPQATPAPARPPAAAPGTPGVAPPPAAQPTPTPAPGTPLPPERPAAPRVAQPLPAEAAAPSAPVAPAAPVDPNSTQGRAISVRTLGQGVPFARQATGAVPTAPQAPQAGPASQAHTPPPHHPGGAGRRRKLGTPPEPAAERPETGGRPHPSAGPAPQSRQAGATEGAGRSYAIGAPDKNADEGPEPLDGPGGAVEIADQPHPPPLDDELPPEPLDNPRRLLVWPAPDVLTQQALSDRGYRPVIVNSREDVDAQIAAFPAALFVDPLTGPITRTALQALRQAAVAAEVPVMVTAGLGQASREAAYGADPAVLLKALAPRDSEQHPPRVLLVEEHAEIALALTATLERRGMQVGRAASDADAVALASQMRPNLVVMDLMQVRRRQAGVVDWLRANKLLNRTPLVIYTTAVDQAELPRLVSGETVLFLAERSTSPEVQDRIVDLLARIGTN, encoded by the coding sequence GTGAGCAGCAGGCCATCCCGAGGCGCTGCTCGCCTCGCAGCCATACTGGACGCACTGCCCGACGCGTTGGTGCTGGTCAACGCCAACGGGACGGTCGTCAACGCGAACACCATCGCCCTGGAGGCCTTCGAGACCCCGGGCACCGCCCTGGTCGGCCGGGGGCTGCTCGACCTGCTGCCGGAGTTCGACTCCCGGCTCATCCCGGGCTCCATGCGCCGCCCCGACCACGTCGACCCGCGCGCCCGGACCAGGCCGACCCGGATGACGGCCCGCCGCACCGACGGCTCCGAGTTCCCCGTCGAGGTCACCAGCGCCAACCTCGAGGACGCCCGCCAGGCCTACGACGGATACGGCTACACCGGCGACGAACTGCTGATGCTCGTCGTACGCGATCTGTCCGGCACCGTGGACACCGAGGCGGAACTCGCGCGGTCGCAGCGGCAGACCGAGATGATCCTGCGGGCCGCCTCCGAGGGCGTCGTCGGCACGGACACCGACGGGCGGATCGTCCTGGTCAACCCGGCCGCCGCGCAGATCCTCGGCTACCGGGCCAACGAACTGGGCGGCAAGGAGCTCCACACCCTGGTGCTCCACTCCCGCGAGGACGAATCGCCGTTCCCGTACGCGGAGTCCCCGCTGGCCGACACCCTGCGCTCCGGGCGCAAGCACCGGGTCCGCGGCCAGGTGCTGTGGTCGAAGGCCGGAAACAAGGTGCCCGTCGACCTGACCACCGCCCCGGTGCGCGACGGCGACCAGCTCGTCGGCGCGGTGATGACCTTCACCGACCGGCGCCCGTTCGACACGCTCAGCGCCGAGAAGCACGAGTCGGAGGAGCGGCACCAGCAGGAGCTGCGGCAGCTCGCCGAGGAGCACGCGGCGGAGCTGGAGCGGGTGCGCGAGGAGCACTCCGCCGAGCTCGAGACGCTGCGGGAGCGGCACGCGGAGGAACTCGCCGCGGGCGACGAGCGCTACGCGGCGCTGGGCGAACGCGAGAAGGACCGCTATGAAGCCCTGACCGCCCGCTACGACCAGCTCTTCGCGGTGCTCGGCCGGTCCCTGCGCGGTCCGCTGGACCAGCTCCGTGCCGAACTGTCCGCGCTCGCCGCGGACGACGCCGGGCAGCTGTGGCCCGAGGCCAACCAGGTCCTGCACTACCTCGCGGCCGGGTACTCCCGCATCACCACCCTGCTCGACAACGTCCTGGGCTTCCAGCGCCTGGACGCCGGGGAGGACGGGCTCACGCGCACGGCCGCCATGCTCGACGCGGTCGTCGCGGCCGGGGTCGACGGTGCCGTCGAGCTGATCGGCCCCGGGCGCGTGCAGTTCGCGGTGCACGCCCCGCCGATCGAGGCGGAGGTCGACGCGCACCGGCTCGCCCAGGCGCTCGCGCACCTCGTGGCGGACGTGGCCGGGGTCGACGCCACCGGGAACTCGCCGGTCTCGGCGGGCGGCTACATGGACAACACGGTCGTCGTGGCCGCCGCCCAGCGCGGCGAGGTGGTCCGCATCGAGGTGCGCGGCCCGTACCCCGGCGGCGACCCGGTGCACCAGCCGATCGTGCGGGGCATCGTCCGCGCGCACGGCGGGGTGCTGCAGACGCACGAGGTGCCGGGGATGAGCGGCAGCGCCTACGTCCTCGAGGTACCGCTCGGCGCCGGGGCGGGCGCCGTGCCCGCGGCGGCCGCCAGCGGCACGGCCGGTGCGCCGACGACCGGTGCGCCGGCGACGGGCGGAACCGCGGTGGGTGCCGAGGTGGCGCTCGTGGGCGCGGCGGATGCAGCCGGTCCCGTGGGTGCGGCGGATGCGCCGGGTACACCGGGTACGGCCACGGCGGAGACGGGTACCGAGGGTGACGGCGAGAGCGTGCGGTCGCCGCAGGGTGGTGGACGGCGGCGGGCCCGGCGGGCCTCCACCGACGCCTTCCTGGACGGCGGCGGCGCGGTTCCGGCCCCGGAGGAAGAGGTCCCCGCGCCCACCGGCCGGCGCCGTCGCCGGGCCGCGGAGGCCGCCTCCGTGCCTGTGCAGGGCGGTGCCGCCACGCCGGACGCCTCCGGGGAGGCGGTGTCCGACGGCACCGGGCGCCGGCGCGGACACCCCGGTTCCGGTACGGACGCGCCGGGCGAGGGTGCCGGGGGGCCCGGCGTCTCCGAGGGAGCCGTCGTCACCGCGGCCGAGCACGCGGCGGGCGCCGCGGCCACCGGGCTGGGCGCGACCGTGCCGCCCCAGGGCGTTCCAGCCCCCACGGGCCGACGGGCCCGCCGGGACACCGAGCCGCAGGCCCTCCCGCCGGCGCTCCCCGCGGCGCCCACCGGAGCCACCGAGTCCGTGGAGGGTTCCGGGGCCTCCGGCCGGCCGACCGGTCGGCGTCGGCGGGCCCTCGCGAGCGCGGCCGAGCGTGCCGCCGGTGTTCCCGCCCCCGCCGAGCAGGGCGCGCGGCCCGTCTTCGCGCTGCCACCCGCCGAGGCCGACCGCGGTCCGGAGTACGCCGCGGCTGCCGCGGCGGCGTCCGCGCCGATGTCCGTCGGTGCGGAGGGTGCGGACGTCGGCCGCCACGACGCCGTCGCCCACGACCAGGACGGGGACCACACCCCGCCGCAGCCGCATCCGGTGCAGACCCCCACGGGGCGCCGCCGGGCAGCAGCCGCACCCGGCACCCCCGCCGGACAGGTGCCGGGGCAGGTCCGCCCGACGGAGACAACGGGTGTACAGGGGCAGGTGCCCACGGTTCCCGCCACGGTTCCCGGTGCTCCGGGACAGGCCGTGCCGGCACCCGGCGCGCCCGCGACAACCGGTGCCGCCGCGCCGATTCCGGCCGTCGGCTTGCAGGGCGTGCAAGGCGTGCAGCAGCCGACCGTCGTTCCGGGGCAGCCGGGACAGCCGGTGCGAGGAGGGGTTCCCGGCCAGGCGCTTCCCGTCCCGGGCGGCGTCCAGGCGTTCGGCATGCCGGGAGTCGGAGGCCCTGAGGTCGCGCCGGTCCAGGCCGCCGCACAGGCCGTGCCCGCGCAGGTGCCCGCGCAGGGCGGGCCGGTCCCGCTGCCGGGGCAGTTCCAGCCCGTACCCGTGCCGGTCATGGATCAGGGTGGTCCGACGCCCGGCGCGCCCGCGGCTCCCCTTCCCGGCCAGCTGCCCCCGGTCGGCGGCGCCCAGCCCGTTCCGCCGGCGCAAGGTGGCGCTGCTGCCGGTGCCGTGCCCGCGCAGGCACAGGCCGCGCCCGTCGGGGGCCACGGTCCCGTCGCGCAGCAGCCGCTCCCGGCACCGGGACCGCTGTCCGGGCAGCCGGTGCAGCCCGAGCCTGTGCCGCCCGGCGCCGTACCGCAGGGCCCGGCGCCCGTACCGGGCCCGCTCCCCGGGGCCACTCCCGGCATGCCCGTCCCCCCGCAGGCCACCCCCGCGCCGGCGCGGCCGCCGGCCGCGGCCCCCGGCACCCCCGGTGTCGCCCCACCCCCCGCCGCGCAGCCCACGCCCACCCCGGCCCCGGGCACCCCGCTCCCGCCGGAGCGGCCCGCCGCGCCGAGGGTCGCGCAACCGCTGCCCGCCGAGGCCGCCGCGCCGAGCGCACCCGTCGCACCCGCCGCGCCCGTCGACCCGAACTCGACGCAGGGCCGGGCGATCAGCGTGCGGACGCTGGGCCAGGGCGTACCGTTCGCCCGCCAGGCCACCGGCGCCGTGCCCACCGCTCCGCAGGCCCCGCAGGCGGGGCCGGCATCCCAGGCACACACGCCTCCGCCGCACCACCCCGGTGGTGCGGGCCGCCGCCGCAAGCTCGGCACGCCGCCCGAACCCGCCGCCGAGCGTCCGGAGACGGGCGGTCGGCCGCACCCGTCCGCGGGTCCGGCCCCGCAGTCCCGCCAGGCCGGGGCCACCGAGGGCGCCGGACGGTCGTACGCCATAGGAGCCCCGGACAAGAACGCCGACGAGGGTCCGGAACCGCTCGACGGTCCCGGCGGTGCCGTGGAGATCGCCGACCAGCCCCATCCCCCGCCGCTCGACGACGAACTGCCCCCCGAGCCCCTGGACAACCCGCGCCGGCTGCTCGTCTGGCCCGCGCCCGACGTCCTCACCCAGCAGGCGCTCAGCGACCGCGGCTACCGGCCCGTCATCGTCAACTCCCGTGAGGACGTCGACGCGCAGATCGCCGCCTTCCCCGCGGCCCTCTTCGTCGACCCGCTCACCGGCCCGATCACCCGTACGGCGTTGCAGGCGCTGCGCCAGGCCGCCGTCGCGGCCGAGGTGCCGGTGATGGTGACGGCGGGGCTCGGGCAGGCCTCGCGCGAGGCGGCGTACGGCGCCGATCCGGCCGTACTGCTGAAGGCGCTGGCCCCCCGGGATTCCGAGCAGCATCCGCCGCGCGTCCTGCTCGTCGAGGAGCACGCGGAGATCGCGCTCGCTCTCACGGCGACGCTCGAGCGGCGCGGGATGCAGGTCGGACGGGCCGCCTCCGACGCGGATGCCGTGGCGCTGGCCTCGCAGATGCGGCCGAACCTGGTGGTGATGGACCTGATGCAGGTGCGCCGCCGTCAGGCGGGTGTCGTCGACTGGCTGCGCGCCAACAAACTGCTCAACCGCACACCTCTGGTCATCTACACCACCGCCGTGGACCAGGCCGAGCTGCCGCGGCTGGTCTCCGGGGAGACGGTGCTGTTCCTCGCGGAGCGGTCGACCAGTCCGGAGGTGCAGGACCGGATCGTGGACCTGCTGGCGCGCATCGGCACGAACTGA
- a CDS encoding MOSC domain-containing protein codes for MTSIEGTVTAVSSNGVYSFTKPNRESITLLAGLGVEGDVHAGVTVKHRSRMAQDPTRPNLRQVHLLHEELFAEVAEDGFRVSPGDLGENVTTRGIDLLGLPVGTLLHLGDEAVVEVTGLRNPCFQIDNFQDGLLKRVVSRDEDGRLIRKAGIMGVVRQGGTVTPGATLTAELPAGPHRPLDRV; via the coding sequence ATGACCTCGATCGAGGGAACGGTGACGGCCGTCAGCAGCAACGGCGTGTACTCGTTCACGAAGCCGAACCGCGAGAGCATCACGCTGCTCGCGGGGCTCGGGGTGGAGGGGGACGTCCACGCGGGCGTCACGGTCAAGCACCGCTCGCGGATGGCCCAGGACCCCACCCGGCCGAACCTGCGTCAGGTGCACCTGCTCCACGAGGAGCTCTTCGCCGAGGTCGCCGAGGACGGCTTCCGGGTGTCCCCGGGCGATCTCGGCGAGAACGTCACGACGCGCGGCATCGACCTGCTGGGCCTCCCGGTCGGCACGCTGCTGCACCTCGGCGACGAGGCCGTCGTCGAGGTCACGGGCCTGCGCAATCCGTGCTTCCAGATAGACAACTTCCAGGACGGCCTGCTCAAGCGGGTGGTGAGCCGCGACGAGGACGGCAGGCTGATCCGCAAGGCGGGCATCATGGGCGTCGTCCGCCAGGGCGGCACGGTCACCCCCGGCGCCACCCTCACGGCCGAACTCCCCGCAGGACCCCACCGCCCCCTGGACCGCGTCTGA
- a CDS encoding response regulator transcription factor, with translation MTTTSPQGRTELLRPDGSPVRVLVVDDELSITELLSMALRYEGWQIRSAGDGQGAIQTARGFRPDAVVLDMMLPDMDGLTVLGRLRRELPDVPVLFLTSKDAVEDRIVGLTAGGDDYVTKPFSLEEVVARLRGLIRRSGTADRRSESVLVVGDLTLDEDSHEVSRGGDDIHLTATEFELLRFLMRNPRRVLSKAQILDRVWSYDFGGQANVVELYISYLRRKIDAGREPMIHTRRGAGYLIKPAVS, from the coding sequence ATGACCACGACCTCGCCCCAGGGGCGCACCGAACTGCTGAGGCCGGACGGGAGTCCCGTCCGAGTGCTGGTGGTCGACGACGAACTGTCGATCACCGAACTGCTGTCCATGGCCCTCCGCTACGAAGGCTGGCAGATCCGCAGCGCGGGTGACGGACAGGGGGCGATACAGACCGCCCGCGGGTTCCGTCCCGACGCTGTCGTCCTGGACATGATGCTGCCGGACATGGACGGACTCACCGTGCTCGGGCGGCTCCGCCGGGAGCTCCCGGACGTCCCCGTCCTCTTCCTCACCTCCAAGGACGCGGTCGAGGACCGTATCGTCGGGCTCACCGCCGGCGGGGACGACTACGTCACCAAGCCGTTCAGCCTGGAGGAGGTCGTGGCACGGCTGCGCGGGCTGATCCGGCGCTCCGGTACCGCCGACCGCCGGTCGGAATCCGTGCTGGTCGTCGGGGACCTCACCCTCGACGAGGACAGCCACGAGGTCTCCCGGGGCGGGGACGACATCCACCTCACCGCCACCGAGTTCGAACTGCTGCGGTTCCTGATGCGCAACCCCCGCCGGGTGCTCAGCAAGGCGCAGATCCTGGACCGGGTGTGGTCGTACGACTTCGGCGGCCAGGCCAACGTGGTCGAGCTGTACATCTCCTATCTGCGGCGCAAGATCGACGCGGGGCGCGAGCCGATGATCCACACCCGGCGTGGCGCCGGTTACCTGATCAAGCCCGCCGTGTCGTGA
- a CDS encoding TetR/AcrR family transcriptional regulator yields the protein MDDRNTSGTRSVSDRAGGRAPRADAVRNRDQLLAVATRVFMSTDAEPSMRAIAREAGVGIATLYRHFPTRESLVDAVYQDQVARLTTGARELIGRLPPAVAMRRWMDLFGDWIAAKNGMLDTLLVMIESGEITHARTRTELLTALNTILDAGRETGDLRPDVTAEDIAASLIGIFTVAPRSGRGADPDRLLDLLMDGLRRPVRRSDGELEPPAAGAE from the coding sequence ATGGACGACCGTAACACAAGCGGAACGCGTTCCGTTTCTGATCGGGCGGGGGGCCGCGCGCCACGGGCGGACGCCGTCCGCAACCGTGACCAGCTCCTGGCCGTGGCGACCCGCGTCTTCATGTCGACCGACGCCGAGCCGTCGATGCGTGCGATCGCCAGGGAGGCCGGGGTCGGCATAGCCACGCTCTACCGGCACTTCCCGACCCGCGAGTCATTGGTGGACGCGGTCTACCAGGATCAGGTCGCGCGGCTGACGACCGGCGCCCGCGAGCTGATCGGCCGGCTTCCCCCGGCCGTGGCGATGCGGCGCTGGATGGACCTGTTCGGAGACTGGATCGCCGCCAAGAACGGCATGCTCGACACCCTGCTGGTGATGATCGAATCGGGCGAGATCACCCACGCGCGGACCCGGACCGAGCTGCTGACGGCCCTCAACACGATCCTCGACGCCGGCCGCGAGACAGGCGACCTCCGGCCCGACGTCACCGCCGAGGACATCGCCGCCTCGCTCATCGGGATCTTCACCGTGGCGCCCCGGTCGGGGCGCGGAGCCGACCCCGACCGTCTGCTGGACCTTCTGATGGACGGCCTGCGACGGCCCGTCCGGCGGAGCGACGGCGAACTCGAACCGCCGGCCGCCGGAGCGGAGTGA
- a CDS encoding DUF4232 domain-containing protein, whose amino-acid sequence MSGNRRKALLVSAVIVGGAMLMTACQDGDTSTDTGASQGSSSAASSGKTAGSTAGSTAGKTAGSGEKAASSGQSAGKGNQGADGSGVDTGDGTRSKVEQTCGANDISWSTKSETQAGGYILITAKAKSGITCWLPAALPTVAFGSDGTQAGPAEQSVGQQIKLSGSTAAYAGVKTKSTNSDGGVEFDNIIVAVGDSDPNPVSLPVDTITVDKPIVTNWHTAPADAVPFN is encoded by the coding sequence ATGTCCGGCAACCGTCGCAAGGCTCTGCTCGTCTCCGCGGTCATCGTGGGTGGCGCCATGCTGATGACCGCGTGCCAGGACGGGGACACGAGCACGGACACCGGCGCCTCGCAGGGGTCCTCGTCCGCCGCCTCGTCCGGCAAGACGGCCGGCAGCACGGCCGGCAGCACGGCGGGCAAGACCGCCGGTTCCGGTGAGAAGGCGGCGAGCAGCGGTCAGAGCGCCGGCAAGGGGAACCAGGGCGCGGACGGTTCCGGCGTCGACACCGGCGACGGCACGCGGTCGAAGGTCGAGCAGACCTGCGGTGCCAACGACATCTCCTGGAGCACCAAGTCCGAGACGCAGGCCGGTGGTTACATCCTCATCACCGCCAAGGCGAAGTCGGGCATCACCTGCTGGCTGCCCGCCGCCCTCCCGACCGTGGCGTTCGGCTCCGACGGCACGCAGGCCGGCCCCGCGGAGCAGTCCGTCGGGCAGCAGATCAAGCTGAGCGGGAGCACCGCCGCCTACGCCGGAGTGAAGACCAAGTCCACCAACAGCGACGGTGGAGTGGAGTTCGACAACATCATCGTCGCCGTCGGCGACAGTGACCCCAACCCGGTTTCCCTGCCGGTCGACACCATCACCGTCGACAAGCCGATCGTCACCAACTGGCACACCGCCCCGGCGGACGCCGTTCCCTTCAACTGA
- a CDS encoding NADP-dependent oxidoreductase, whose amino-acid sequence MQALSRQSPAGIGRAVQLHEFGGPEVLDVHEVPAPQAGPGQVRVRVTAAGLNPMDWIMTADAGTAARFGLTLPVGFGTDYAGAVDQVGDGVTGFAPGDRVFGGALSRAVADFVVIDATGETAANEVHHTPGGVDDRTAATLTIAGRTASAALAVVAPGPDDTVLIGGAGGGVGVFAVQLARISGARVIGTGSATSAEYLRTLGAEPVAYGDGLADRVRALAPGGVTAAVDLHGVETAHVARELGVPDSRICTVAAQVDGVPAANGANAAPGALEEIAGLIAEGRLRVPVAASFPIEQIRRATELQAGRHARGKVVIDLQPERLTADG is encoded by the coding sequence ATGCAGGCACTGAGCAGGCAATCACCCGCGGGCATCGGCAGGGCGGTCCAGCTGCACGAGTTCGGCGGCCCCGAGGTCCTGGACGTCCACGAGGTTCCCGCACCGCAGGCCGGCCCCGGCCAGGTGCGGGTACGGGTCACCGCGGCCGGCCTGAACCCGATGGACTGGATCATGACCGCCGACGCGGGCACCGCAGCCCGGTTCGGCCTCACCCTGCCGGTCGGGTTCGGGACCGACTACGCGGGAGCGGTGGACCAGGTCGGCGACGGAGTGACCGGCTTCGCGCCCGGCGACCGGGTGTTCGGAGGTGCCCTGTCCCGCGCGGTCGCCGACTTCGTGGTGATCGACGCGACCGGGGAGACCGCCGCGAACGAGGTCCACCACACCCCCGGCGGCGTCGACGACCGCACCGCCGCCACCCTCACGATCGCGGGCCGCACGGCATCCGCCGCGCTCGCCGTGGTCGCTCCCGGTCCCGACGACACGGTGCTGATCGGCGGCGCCGGCGGCGGAGTGGGCGTGTTCGCCGTCCAGCTCGCCCGGATCTCCGGAGCACGCGTCATCGGGACGGGATCGGCGACCTCGGCGGAGTACCTGCGCACCCTCGGGGCCGAACCGGTCGCCTACGGTGACGGCCTGGCCGACCGGGTCCGCGCGCTCGCCCCCGGTGGAGTCACCGCCGCCGTCGACCTGCACGGCGTGGAGACAGCGCACGTCGCCCGGGAACTCGGCGTCCCGGACAGCCGTATCTGCACCGTCGCCGCCCAGGTCGACGGCGTGCCGGCGGCCAACGGCGCGAACGCCGCTCCCGGTGCCCTGGAAGAGATCGCCGGCCTGATCGCGGAGGGCCGCCTGCGGGTGCCCGTCGCGGCGAGCTTCCCGATCGAACAGATCCGCCGCGCGACCGAACTCCAGGCCGGCCGGCACGCGCGGGGCAAGGTCGTCATCGACCTGCAGCCCGAACGGCTGACGGCTGACGGCTGA
- a CDS encoding aminoglycoside 3'-phosphotransferase: MKLSGPPASPVPVPPSVAVLARGRRPVPVWRNELGGLTFRLDGDGGPGGADTCFVKWAPAGTALPLAAEAERLRWAARFTPVPEVREYGADADGSWLVTRALPGESAVAPRWKADPATAVRALGAGLRALHDRLPVAECPFTWSVAHRLEVARRAGIVVPADLPDPPPADLLVVCHGDPCAPNTLLHEDGTWAAHVDLGALGVADRWADLAVVTLNIGWNYGPGWEGTLLDAYGIAPDPVRTAFYRRLWDVT, from the coding sequence ATGAAGCTGTCCGGCCCGCCGGCCTCACCGGTGCCCGTGCCCCCGTCGGTCGCCGTGCTCGCCCGCGGGCGCCGCCCGGTGCCCGTGTGGCGGAACGAACTGGGCGGGCTGACCTTCCGGTTGGACGGTGACGGGGGGCCGGGTGGGGCGGACACCTGCTTCGTCAAGTGGGCTCCGGCCGGCACCGCCCTCCCGCTCGCCGCCGAGGCGGAACGGCTGCGCTGGGCGGCGCGCTTCACCCCCGTGCCCGAGGTGCGGGAGTACGGCGCCGATGCCGACGGGAGCTGGCTGGTCACCCGCGCGCTGCCCGGTGAGAGCGCCGTCGCCCCCCGCTGGAAGGCGGATCCCGCGACGGCCGTACGCGCGCTCGGCGCCGGGCTGCGGGCGCTGCACGACCGGCTGCCCGTGGCGGAGTGCCCGTTCACCTGGTCCGTCGCGCACCGCCTCGAAGTGGCCCGACGGGCGGGCATCGTGGTGCCCGCGGACCTGCCGGACCCGCCCCCGGCCGACCTGCTCGTCGTCTGCCACGGCGACCCCTGCGCGCCCAACACCCTGCTGCACGAGGACGGTACGTGGGCGGCCCACGTCGACCTGGGTGCGCTGGGGGTCGCCGACCGCTGGGCCGACCTCGCGGTCGTGACGCTGAACATCGGGTGGAACTACGGCCCCGGCTGGGAGGGGACCCTCCTCGACGCGTACGGCATCGCCCCCGACCCGGTCCGGACGGCTTTCTACCGGCGGCTGTGGGACGTGACCTGA
- a CDS encoding SSI family serine proteinase inhibitor: MVHVSLGRSARLPARPPSCPVRSARGRPPLAAALAAVAVVLTGSAAGVVSADAHSRTSAGPYDAAGGDRLTVTVRNAGRADGTYLLRCHPGGGSHPDPGGACATLDRRTTWGRDPFAPVPPDALCTMRYGGPATARVTGTWAGRPVDASYDRVDGCEIARWEALVPVLPAQDHQLRTYP, encoded by the coding sequence ATGGTTCACGTCTCCCTCGGGCGTTCCGCCCGGCTCCCCGCACGTCCTCCGTCCTGCCCCGTCCGTTCCGCCCGTGGTCGCCCCCCGCTCGCCGCCGCCCTCGCCGCTGTCGCCGTCGTCCTGACCGGTTCCGCCGCAGGGGTGGTGTCCGCCGATGCGCACAGCCGGACGTCCGCCGGGCCGTACGACGCCGCCGGCGGGGACCGGCTCACCGTCACCGTCCGGAACGCGGGTCGCGCCGACGGGACGTACCTGCTGCGCTGCCACCCCGGCGGCGGCAGCCACCCCGACCCCGGCGGGGCCTGCGCGACGCTGGACCGCCGGACCACCTGGGGACGGGACCCGTTCGCACCGGTGCCGCCCGACGCGCTGTGCACCATGCGGTACGGCGGGCCCGCCACCGCCCGCGTCACCGGGACCTGGGCCGGGCGGCCCGTCGACGCGTCGTACGACCGCGTCGACGGGTGCGAGATCGCCCGCTGGGAGGCGCTCGTGCCCGTGCTGCCCGCCCAGGACCACCAGCTCCGTACGTATCCGTGA